A DNA window from Ranitomeya imitator isolate aRanImi1 chromosome 2, aRanImi1.pri, whole genome shotgun sequence contains the following coding sequences:
- the CDK2AP2 gene encoding cyclin-dependent kinase 2-associated protein 2 isoform X2 has product MGFIQGVKPAVSQAVSQGTYSDLLSVIEEMGREIRPTYAGSKSAMERLKRGIIHARALVRECLAETERNART; this is encoded by the exons ATGGGCTTTATTCAG GGAGTGAAGCCCGCCGTATCACAGGCCGTGTCCCAGGGGACTTATAGCGATCTGCTGTCGGTTATtgaagagatggggagagagatcaGACCGACTTACGCTGGGAGCAAAAGTGCAATGGAGAGGTTAAAAAGAG GTATCATTCATGCCAGGGCTCTAGTGAGAGAATGCCTCGCCGAAACAGAGCGCAACGCACGTACGTGA
- the CDK2AP2 gene encoding cyclin-dependent kinase 2-associated protein 2 isoform X1 — protein sequence MSYKPIAPAPPGSSSAPGTPVTPVPGAAVSSPSGAVSISSFRPIFSDFGPPSMGFIQGVKPAVSQAVSQGTYSDLLSVIEEMGREIRPTYAGSKSAMERLKRGIIHARALVRECLAETERNART from the exons ATGTCGTATAAACCCATCGCCCCGGCACCGCCTGGAAGCAGCAGCGCCCCGGGCACCCCCGTCACCCCCG TGCCAGGAGCCGCAGTTTCTTCTCCATCAGGAGCCGTTTCAATCTCTTCTTTCCGACCCATCTTCAGTGACTTTGGACCCCCTTCTATGGGCTTTATTCAG GGAGTGAAGCCCGCCGTATCACAGGCCGTGTCCCAGGGGACTTATAGCGATCTGCTGTCGGTTATtgaagagatggggagagagatcaGACCGACTTACGCTGGGAGCAAAAGTGCAATGGAGAGGTTAAAAAGAG GTATCATTCATGCCAGGGCTCTAGTGAGAGAATGCCTCGCCGAAACAGAGCGCAACGCACGTACGTGA